A genomic stretch from Barnesiella intestinihominis YIT 11860 includes:
- a CDS encoding SpoIID/LytB domain-containing protein: MKEPQVTVGIMSERQIRFVFNGTYLANGVPVSGEHEAHTDGKQIFWNGNRYTRIVFTPEKEDYSFCLKEVTIGVKFHWERKEDQTFKGNLNLIVENGLITTINALSVEDYLLSVISSEMSATASLELLKSHAVISRSWLLAQIRKNKELAGKKPDSLIRTDKELIHWYDREDHINFDVCADDHCQRYQGITRACTEVVAQAIQATHGEVLTYDDEICDARFSKCCGGVVEEFSSCWENINPPYLTALRDDKNEKDFPDLKNEDIARQWIYTSPTAFCNTTDKKILSQVLNNYDQETTDFYRWSVVYSQSELAHLIHKKSGIDFGEIIDLKPIERGTSGRLVRLQIQGSKQTLIIGKELEIRRVLSPSHLYSSAFVVEREDIQNGIPQRFVIHGAGWGHGVGLCQIGAAVMGEHGYPYREILLHYFVGANIEKLY, encoded by the coding sequence ATGAAAGAGCCACAAGTTACCGTAGGAATCATGTCAGAACGACAAATACGTTTCGTCTTCAACGGGACGTATCTGGCAAATGGCGTTCCGGTCTCAGGAGAGCATGAGGCTCATACGGACGGGAAACAGATCTTCTGGAACGGAAACCGCTACACCCGAATCGTTTTCACTCCCGAAAAAGAAGACTATTCGTTTTGTCTCAAAGAGGTGACTATCGGAGTAAAATTTCATTGGGAAAGGAAAGAAGACCAAACTTTCAAAGGTAATCTGAACCTGATAGTGGAAAACGGACTTATCACAACTATAAACGCTTTGAGCGTAGAAGACTATCTACTTAGTGTCATATCTTCCGAAATGAGTGCGACCGCCTCGCTCGAACTATTGAAATCGCACGCCGTCATTTCTCGGAGTTGGTTGTTGGCCCAAATAAGAAAAAACAAAGAGTTAGCCGGAAAGAAACCCGACTCGTTGATTCGTACCGACAAAGAACTGATTCACTGGTATGACCGGGAAGACCATATCAACTTCGACGTATGTGCCGACGATCATTGTCAACGCTATCAAGGCATCACTCGGGCCTGTACCGAAGTTGTCGCACAAGCCATACAAGCTACGCACGGAGAAGTTCTCACATACGATGACGAAATATGCGATGCCCGCTTTTCAAAATGCTGCGGAGGCGTCGTGGAAGAATTTTCCTCTTGCTGGGAAAACATAAATCCCCCCTACCTGACGGCTCTACGGGACGACAAAAATGAAAAAGATTTTCCCGACTTGAAGAACGAAGACATCGCCCGGCAATGGATATACACCTCCCCCACAGCCTTCTGTAATACGACCGACAAAAAGATACTCTCGCAGGTTCTCAACAATTACGATCAGGAAACGACCGATTTCTATCGATGGTCCGTTGTTTACTCCCAAAGCGAACTGGCTCATCTCATTCATAAAAAATCCGGAATCGATTTCGGTGAAATCATCGACCTAAAACCCATAGAACGAGGAACGTCGGGCAGATTGGTACGGTTACAGATACAAGGTAGCAAACAAACCCTCATTATCGGGAAAGAGCTGGAAATTCGCCGTGTACTATCTCCGTCCCATTTATACAGCTCGGCTTTCGTCGTAGAGCGAGAAGATATACAGAACGGAATACCCCAACGGTTCGTCATACACGGAGCCGGCTGGGGACATGGCGTAGGACTCTGCCAGATCGGAGCCGCCGTCATGGGCGAACATGGCTATCCTTATCGCGAAATACTGCTACACTATTTCGTAGGTGCGAACATAGAAAAACTATATTAA
- a CDS encoding glycosyltransferase family 2 protein — translation MKTINCFIPFSGKVQVTETIKGLRNCEYVKNIYLLSSEKSKEQIEGCEILDIPSLNASTTMKLLAAYSDADFTLLYTKHTTLELGYFALERMVHIAEDSQAGMVYADSYHVIDGEQKKAPVIDYQFGSLRDDFNFGSLLLFNAEALKDAAARMKTDFQFAGLYDLRLKLSQKTSLVHINEYLYSEVENDTRKSGEKIFDYVNPKNRGVQIEMEAACTEHLKEIGGYLEPVFEKIEFNADNFEYEASVIIPVRNRVRTIADAIDSVLKQKTNFKFNLIIIDNHSTDGTSEAIDRFAGDERVIHLIPERNDLGIGGCWNMGVHHSKCGKFAVQLDSDDVYNNENTLQTMIDAFYAQNCGMVVGTYMMTDFNMNMIAPGIIDHKEWTPENGRNNALRINGLGAPRAFYTPLLRQVKVPNTSYGEDYALGLNISRHYQIGRVYEVVYLCRRWDDNSDASLSIEKMNANNLYKDRIRTWELQARIAMNKK, via the coding sequence ATGAAAACAATAAACTGTTTCATACCTTTTTCTGGTAAAGTTCAAGTTACCGAAACCATCAAAGGATTACGCAACTGCGAGTATGTGAAGAACATATATTTGCTATCTTCGGAAAAAAGCAAAGAGCAAATAGAAGGTTGTGAAATACTGGACATTCCGTCGCTCAATGCCTCGACCACTATGAAACTTTTGGCAGCGTACAGCGATGCCGATTTCACATTGCTTTATACGAAACACACCACATTAGAGTTAGGATACTTCGCACTCGAACGTATGGTTCACATCGCCGAAGACAGCCAAGCCGGTATGGTATATGCCGATTCCTACCATGTAATCGACGGTGAACAAAAGAAAGCCCCGGTCATCGACTATCAGTTCGGCAGTTTGCGAGACGATTTTAATTTCGGTTCCCTGCTGTTATTCAACGCCGAAGCACTCAAAGATGCAGCTGCCCGCATGAAAACCGATTTCCAATTTGCCGGATTATACGACCTCCGTCTGAAATTATCTCAAAAAACATCGTTAGTACACATTAACGAATATCTCTATTCCGAAGTCGAAAACGATACCCGAAAAAGCGGAGAGAAAATATTCGATTATGTAAATCCCAAAAATCGGGGCGTACAAATAGAAATGGAAGCCGCATGTACCGAACACTTGAAAGAAATAGGCGGTTATCTCGAACCGGTATTCGAAAAGATCGAATTCAACGCCGACAATTTCGAATACGAGGCTTCGGTAATCATTCCCGTACGGAACCGTGTACGCACCATTGCCGATGCCATCGACTCGGTCTTGAAACAAAAAACGAACTTCAAATTCAATCTGATTATTATCGACAACCACTCGACCGATGGAACCTCGGAGGCTATCGATCGCTTTGCCGGCGACGAAAGAGTAATCCATCTTATTCCCGAACGAAATGACTTAGGTATAGGCGGTTGCTGGAACATGGGCGTACATCATTCCAAATGCGGGAAATTTGCCGTACAATTAGACAGCGACGATGTATACAACAACGAAAATACCCTGCAAACCATGATCGATGCATTCTATGCCCAAAACTGCGGTATGGTCGTAGGAACTTACATGATGACCGATTTCAATATGAACATGATTGCTCCGGGTATCATCGACCACAAAGAGTGGACTCCCGAGAACGGACGGAACAATGCACTCCGCATTAACGGATTAGGCGCACCCAGAGCCTTCTACACGCCACTGCTCCGTCAAGTGAAGGTTCCCAATACGAGTTATGGCGAAGACTATGCCCTCGGTTTGAACATCTCGCGCCATTACCAAATAGGGCGCGTTTACGAAGTAGTTTATTTGTGTCGCCGTTGGGACGACAACTCCGACGCTTCACTGAGTATCGAAAAGATGAACGCCAACAATTTATATAAAGATCGTATTCGCACATGGGAATTACAAGCCCGCATCGCCATGAACAAAAAATAA
- a CDS encoding FAD-binding and (Fe-S)-binding domain-containing protein encodes MKEQKYNAYLKEIGKFIPKDRIYTDELRLLAWGTDAGFYRLIPKIVIRAKDENEVSRLLALADKYTLPVTFRAAGTSLSGQSISDSILIVAGKNWEKYSISEDFERITLQPGIIGARVNEILKPHGRKFAPDPASVKSAMVGGIVMNNASGMNCGTHANSDKELLSAKIVLADGTRLNTGDPESRMTFEKNHTPFLNKIIEIRDEIRNDNELSDRIRKKYSIKNVTGLNLLPFVIYDDPFDIIAHLMVGSEGTLAFLSEVTMKTEHDYPYSASAMLYFSNIKDACRAVVAMKPGPVFSAELLDKKSLASVNDTTGTGLTAVLTETKADTPEELQANIEEIKKILSPFKTVTPIHFTDKPEEYSKYWAIRSGIFPSVGGTRRPGTTVLIEDVAFPLKELPEATADLQELLVTNEYHDACIYGHALEGNFHFIISQSFDSPEQVARYEKLMDEVKTLVVDKYDGSLKAEHGTGRNMAPFVKYEWGERAYGFMKAVKELFDPKGLLNPGVIFNEDPHCHLKHFKPMPLTNAHVDKCIECGFCEVNCLTCGFSLSSRQRIVIQREISRLKKLSDTESSERLKTLQKQYKYLGNATCAGDGLCSMSCPMGINVGDLTHDIRQANLPEKSIGYKTGDFVANHFAETKSALRPVLYLANMAHNMLGDKVMSSIGQGLHQIGVPLWTPSMPKPYYPHRIQQHEESLKVVYFPSCINQTMGTAKDSPDQTPLIDKTVALLQKAGYEVIFPENMKNLCCGTIWESKGMMDIADRKSAELEAALYKASNGGKYPVLCDQSPCLHRMREVMTQVKLYEPVEFIYTFLKDKLVFSPIDEPIAVHITCSMRKINLGNMLVDLAHLCSTKVIVPEEVGCCGFAGDRGFTYPEVNAYALRKLKPQIEKAGVKTGYSNSRTCEIGLTTNAGIPYISIVYLVDKCTTSKNKCHEQPA; translated from the coding sequence ATGAAAGAACAAAAGTATAACGCTTATCTGAAAGAAATCGGGAAATTTATCCCGAAAGACCGGATATATACCGACGAGCTTCGTTTGTTGGCTTGGGGAACCGATGCCGGATTCTATCGACTAATCCCGAAAATAGTCATTCGGGCAAAAGACGAAAATGAAGTTTCCCGGCTCCTCGCTTTGGCCGACAAATATACACTGCCTGTCACATTTCGAGCGGCAGGAACTTCACTCTCAGGTCAAAGCATAAGCGATTCTATACTTATCGTAGCCGGGAAAAATTGGGAAAAATATTCCATCTCGGAAGATTTCGAACGCATTACACTCCAACCCGGTATTATCGGGGCACGTGTCAATGAAATATTAAAACCCCACGGTCGTAAATTCGCACCCGATCCTGCATCGGTAAAATCGGCTATGGTGGGCGGAATCGTCATGAACAATGCATCCGGTATGAACTGCGGTACACACGCCAACAGCGACAAAGAATTGCTTTCGGCGAAAATCGTGCTTGCCGACGGTACTCGGTTGAACACCGGCGACCCGGAAAGTCGAATGACATTCGAGAAAAACCACACCCCGTTCCTGAACAAAATCATCGAGATAAGAGACGAAATACGAAACGACAACGAACTGAGTGACCGTATCCGCAAAAAATATTCCATCAAAAATGTCACCGGGTTGAATTTATTACCTTTTGTGATATATGACGACCCATTCGATATTATCGCCCACCTCATGGTGGGGTCAGAGGGTACGCTCGCTTTCTTATCGGAAGTTACGATGAAAACCGAGCATGACTATCCCTATTCGGCGAGTGCCATGCTTTACTTCTCGAACATAAAGGATGCCTGTCGAGCGGTCGTTGCCATGAAACCCGGTCCCGTATTCAGTGCAGAGCTGCTCGACAAAAAGTCTTTGGCTTCGGTCAACGACACGACTGGAACGGGTCTTACAGCAGTTTTGACCGAAACGAAAGCCGATACTCCCGAAGAACTACAAGCCAATATCGAAGAAATAAAAAAGATACTTTCTCCATTCAAAACCGTTACTCCTATTCACTTTACGGACAAGCCCGAAGAATATTCGAAATACTGGGCTATCCGTTCGGGTATTTTCCCATCGGTGGGAGGAACTCGCCGGCCGGGTACGACCGTTTTGATCGAAGACGTTGCATTTCCATTGAAAGAGCTACCCGAAGCGACCGCCGATTTACAAGAGTTATTGGTAACGAATGAATATCACGACGCTTGTATTTACGGACATGCGTTAGAGGGAAACTTCCACTTTATCATCAGCCAGTCGTTCGACTCTCCCGAACAAGTCGCCCGATATGAAAAACTGATGGACGAAGTAAAAACATTGGTAGTGGACAAGTACGACGGTTCGCTGAAAGCAGAACACGGAACCGGACGGAACATGGCTCCATTCGTCAAATACGAATGGGGAGAAAGGGCCTATGGATTCATGAAAGCCGTCAAAGAGTTGTTCGACCCGAAAGGATTACTCAATCCCGGTGTCATTTTCAACGAAGACCCACATTGCCATTTAAAACACTTCAAACCTATGCCTCTGACAAACGCTCACGTAGACAAGTGCATAGAGTGCGGATTCTGTGAAGTGAATTGCCTGACTTGTGGATTCTCTCTTTCTTCCCGTCAACGTATCGTCATTCAACGGGAAATTTCCCGGCTCAAAAAACTATCCGATACGGAAAGTTCGGAACGGCTGAAAACATTGCAGAAACAATACAAATATTTAGGAAACGCAACCTGTGCGGGAGACGGACTTTGTTCCATGTCTTGCCCGATGGGAATCAATGTAGGCGATTTAACGCACGATATCAGACAAGCGAATTTACCCGAAAAAAGCATTGGATACAAAACCGGCGATTTCGTCGCCAATCATTTTGCCGAAACGAAATCGGCTCTCAGACCTGTTCTTTACTTGGCGAACATGGCCCACAATATGTTGGGCGATAAAGTCATGAGCTCTATTGGGCAAGGTCTTCACCAAATAGGTGTTCCATTGTGGACACCATCTATGCCCAAACCCTATTATCCTCATCGAATACAACAGCACGAAGAATCTCTGAAAGTGGTCTATTTCCCAAGCTGTATCAATCAAACTATGGGTACGGCGAAAGATTCACCCGACCAAACGCCTCTGATCGACAAGACTGTCGCCTTGCTGCAAAAAGCCGGATATGAAGTCATCTTTCCCGAAAACATGAAGAATCTCTGTTGCGGAACAATCTGGGAAAGTAAAGGTATGATGGACATTGCCGACCGAAAATCGGCCGAATTGGAAGCTGCGCTATACAAGGCTAGCAACGGAGGGAAATATCCTGTACTCTGCGACCAAAGTCCCTGTCTGCACCGTATGCGCGAGGTCATGACCCAAGTAAAACTATATGAACCGGTAGAGTTCATATATACTTTCCTGAAAGACAAACTCGTTTTTTCTCCTATCGACGAACCAATCGCCGTTCATATCACTTGCTCGATGAGAAAAATAAATTTGGGAAACATGCTCGTCGATTTGGCTCATTTATGCTCTACAAAAGTAATTGTTCCCGAAGAAGTAGGTTGTTGCGGTTTCGCCGGTGACAGGGGATTCACTTATCCCGAGGTCAACGCCTATGCTCTCAGAAAGCTAAAACCTCAAATAGAAAAAGCAGGAGTAAAAACCGGTTATTCCAATAGCCGCACTTGCGAAATAGGACTGACGACCAATGCAGGAATACCTTATATTTCTATCGTCTATTTAGTAGATAAATGTACAACTTCAAAAAATAAATGCCATGAACAACCCGCCTAA
- the murQ gene encoding N-acetylmuramic acid 6-phosphate etherase, whose amino-acid sequence MAFVKITEQPSLYDNLEKKSVLEILQDINTEDQKVALAVKKAIPQIEKLVSQIVPRMKQGGRIFYMGAGTSGRLGVLDASEIPPTFGMPPTLVIGLIAGGDTALRNPVENAEDDMNRGWEELKEHNINEKDTVIGIAASGTTPYVIGALHAAREHGILTGSISSNPDSPISKEADVAIEMIVGPEYVTGSSRMKSGTGQKMILNMITTSVMIQLGRVKGNRMVNMQLSNQKLVDRGTRMVSEELGMDYDQAKRLLLLHGSVKKAVDAYHAENPNS is encoded by the coding sequence ATGGCATTCGTAAAAATAACCGAACAACCGTCTCTTTACGACAACCTCGAAAAAAAATCGGTATTGGAAATATTGCAAGATATCAATACCGAAGACCAGAAAGTCGCTTTGGCCGTGAAAAAAGCGATTCCTCAAATAGAAAAATTGGTATCTCAAATCGTTCCCCGCATGAAACAAGGCGGACGCATTTTCTATATGGGAGCCGGAACCAGCGGACGTCTCGGAGTACTCGACGCTTCCGAAATTCCCCCGACATTCGGTATGCCCCCGACATTGGTCATCGGACTAATCGCCGGCGGCGATACAGCTTTACGCAATCCGGTCGAAAACGCCGAAGACGACATGAACCGCGGCTGGGAAGAACTGAAAGAGCATAACATCAACGAAAAAGACACGGTAATAGGAATCGCGGCATCGGGTACAACCCCTTATGTTATCGGAGCTTTACATGCGGCAAGAGAGCACGGTATTCTCACCGGTTCCATATCGAGTAACCCCGATTCCCCCATATCGAAAGAGGCCGACGTAGCGATCGAAATGATTGTCGGACCTGAATACGTTACGGGGAGTTCCCGCATGAAATCGGGAACTGGGCAAAAAATGATTCTCAACATGATAACAACATCTGTCATGATACAATTGGGACGGGTCAAAGGTAACCGTATGGTAAATATGCAGCTCTCCAACCAAAAACTAGTAGACAGGGGTACGCGCATGGTGTCGGAAGAACTGGGTATGGACTATGACCAAGCCAAACGATTATTGCTTCTGCACGGCTCTGTGAAAAAAGCAGTCGATGCCTACCACGCAGAAAATCCAAACTCATAA
- a CDS encoding DUF4922 domain-containing protein yields MKVTSEQAKQLLTDQLSVWESARDNYKALEAVQVKELTVEGCTVKIQFNPARIVSSAAKVDTQSLKERKCFLCAENRPEVQEGLPDGSYTWLINPFPIFPEHFTIPVNEHLPQLIEKRFGDMLRLAQAAEHYVLFYNGPKCGASAPDHAHFQAGNKGFLPLEKELKKYRRIPIRTEKSARLSQVEDYICPFFLIEAESEETAEKLFVKLYNALELKEGEPEPMMNILTWYEDGKWSSCIFPRAQHRPSCYFAEGDENILLSPASVDMGGVFITPLEKDFRKIDAEHLEKILSEVCLDREKMYEIIEKLK; encoded by the coding sequence ATGAAAGTTACATCGGAACAAGCCAAACAATTACTGACCGACCAACTCTCCGTATGGGAATCGGCGCGTGACAATTACAAAGCATTGGAAGCGGTACAGGTTAAAGAACTAACGGTGGAAGGTTGTACGGTCAAGATACAATTCAACCCGGCCCGTATCGTATCTTCGGCAGCCAAAGTGGACACTCAATCGCTGAAAGAGCGCAAATGTTTTTTGTGTGCCGAAAACCGTCCGGAAGTGCAAGAAGGATTACCCGATGGCAGCTATACATGGTTGATTAATCCTTTCCCCATATTCCCGGAACACTTTACCATTCCGGTAAACGAGCACCTACCGCAACTTATCGAAAAGAGATTTGGCGACATGCTTCGCTTGGCACAGGCCGCCGAACATTACGTACTATTCTATAACGGTCCCAAATGCGGAGCATCGGCCCCAGATCATGCTCATTTCCAAGCTGGGAACAAAGGATTTCTACCTCTCGAAAAGGAGTTGAAAAAGTATAGGCGCATTCCCATACGAACCGAAAAATCGGCTCGTCTAAGTCAAGTCGAGGATTATATCTGTCCCTTCTTCCTTATCGAAGCGGAATCGGAAGAAACCGCCGAAAAGCTCTTTGTGAAGCTCTATAACGCACTTGAACTAAAAGAGGGCGAACCGGAACCCATGATGAACATACTCACATGGTATGAAGATGGTAAATGGAGCTCTTGTATTTTCCCGAGAGCCCAGCATCGACCGTCGTGTTATTTCGCCGAAGGCGACGAAAATATCTTGCTCAGCCCCGCCTCGGTCGATATGGGAGGTGTGTTCATCACCCCACTCGAAAAAGATTTTAGGAAAATCGACGCTGAACATCTCGAAAAAATACTTTCAGAAGTCTGCCTCGACCGGGAAAAGATGTACGAAATAATAGAAAAACTTAAATAA
- a CDS encoding exo-beta-N-acetylmuramidase NamZ domain-containing protein, whose protein sequence is MKLKKYIILCLITSLTGGLSAQKTMTGIEVLKKDNFKILERKRVGLITNPTGVDNSLKSTIDILFEAPNVNLVALYGPEHGVRGDVHAGDKVENSTDPSTGLPVYSLYGKTRKPTPEMLQGIDVLVYDIQDIGCRSFTYISTMGVAMEAAAENGIEFIVLDRPNPIGGEKVEGNLVEDGYISFVSQFKIPYIYGLTCGELARMLVGEHMLAKDCKLTVVPMKHWKRSMDYTKTGLQWIPSSPHIPHPHSAYFYPLSGIVGELPYLSIGVGYTIPFQMFAAEWIDADKLADRMNNLNLPGIKFRPMHLKPFYAFGKGEHLQGVQVHILDYKKARLSEVQFYIMQELAALYPDKPAFCKENESRFDMFDKVCGSNQIRERFSKNYHFDDIKDYWYKDVEDFKKLSRKYYLYK, encoded by the coding sequence ATGAAATTAAAAAAGTATATAATTTTGTGTTTGATTACAAGTCTTACAGGAGGACTGAGCGCACAAAAAACAATGACGGGTATCGAAGTTCTGAAAAAAGATAATTTCAAAATATTGGAAAGGAAAAGAGTAGGCTTGATTACCAACCCGACAGGGGTTGATAATTCGTTGAAATCTACTATCGATATTCTGTTCGAAGCTCCTAACGTCAATTTGGTGGCCCTGTACGGGCCCGAACACGGCGTGCGCGGCGACGTGCATGCCGGCGATAAGGTAGAAAATTCCACAGACCCATCGACCGGATTACCGGTATATTCGCTATATGGGAAAACCAGAAAACCGACACCCGAAATGTTACAAGGTATCGATGTGCTTGTCTACGACATACAAGATATAGGTTGTCGCTCCTTTACTTACATCAGTACTATGGGCGTGGCTATGGAAGCGGCCGCTGAAAACGGAATCGAATTTATCGTACTCGACCGGCCCAACCCCATCGGAGGAGAGAAAGTGGAAGGGAATCTCGTGGAAGACGGTTACATCTCTTTCGTAAGCCAATTCAAAATACCATACATTTACGGACTTACTTGCGGAGAGCTTGCCCGAATGTTGGTGGGAGAACACATGCTTGCCAAAGACTGCAAACTTACAGTCGTCCCCATGAAGCATTGGAAACGAAGCATGGACTATACTAAAACAGGTTTGCAATGGATACCCTCCTCACCACATATTCCGCATCCCCATTCGGCATACTTCTACCCCCTGTCGGGAATCGTGGGAGAGCTGCCCTACCTCTCCATCGGAGTGGGATATACCATACCGTTCCAAATGTTCGCAGCAGAATGGATAGATGCCGATAAGCTCGCCGACCGCATGAATAATTTGAACCTGCCGGGTATTAAATTCCGCCCCATGCATTTGAAGCCTTTCTACGCTTTCGGAAAAGGGGAACATTTACAAGGAGTACAAGTACATATTTTGGATTATAAAAAAGCTCGACTTTCCGAAGTCCAATTCTACATCATGCAAGAATTGGCCGCTTTGTATCCCGATAAACCCGCATTTTGCAAAGAAAATGAAAGCCGATTCGACATGTTCGACAAAGTATGCGGAAGTAACCAAATAAGAGAAAGATTTTCAAAAAATTACCATTTCGACGACATCAAGGACTATTGGTATAAAGACGTCGAAGATTTCAAAAAACTATCTCGAAAATATTATCTCTATAAATAA
- a CDS encoding acyltransferase family protein produces MNNPPNKRLLSLDILRGITIAGMIMVNNPGSWGYIYAPLGHAEWIGLTPTDLVFPFFMFIMGISTYMSLRKFDFRLSGAVAWKIIRRTIVIFAIGLAIAWFGLTMRTYHQLGEESLSFFERLGRSMWNFDHIRILGVMPRLAICYGVAAFIALIVKHKYIPHIVSVTLIAYFVILITGKGFEFSEDNIISVVDRAILGSNHMYHDNGLALDPEGLLSTIPSICHVLVGIFCGGLIMRTKDNAVRMQNLFIAGTILTFAGLLLEYGCPISKKIWSPTFVLTTCGLAASSLALLIWIIDIKGYKKWSRFFEAFGINPLFMYVLGAVLSILIGSIYVTYGGASMTLKGMIYNEWLVPLFKDETFASLIFALLFIGVNWIIGYVLYKKKIYIKI; encoded by the coding sequence ATGAACAACCCGCCTAATAAAAGGCTTCTTTCTCTCGATATACTGAGAGGTATCACCATCGCCGGAATGATTATGGTAAATAATCCCGGTTCGTGGGGATATATCTATGCACCGCTCGGCCATGCCGAATGGATAGGTCTGACTCCCACCGACCTCGTTTTTCCGTTCTTCATGTTCATCATGGGAATATCGACTTATATGTCGTTGAGAAAATTCGACTTCCGGCTATCGGGAGCGGTAGCGTGGAAAATCATACGCCGCACGATTGTTATCTTCGCTATCGGATTGGCTATCGCTTGGTTCGGATTAACCATGCGTACCTATCATCAACTGGGAGAAGAGTCTCTATCCTTTTTCGAACGATTGGGCCGCTCTATGTGGAATTTCGACCATATCCGTATATTGGGAGTTATGCCCCGTTTAGCGATTTGCTACGGAGTAGCCGCATTTATCGCCTTGATTGTCAAACATAAATATATACCCCACATCGTATCGGTCACGTTGATTGCCTACTTCGTCATACTGATAACAGGAAAAGGGTTCGAATTTTCCGAAGATAACATCATCTCGGTAGTCGACAGAGCTATTTTAGGAAGCAACCACATGTATCACGATAACGGGCTGGCTCTCGACCCCGAGGGGTTGCTCAGTACGATACCGTCGATATGCCACGTACTCGTCGGCATATTTTGCGGGGGACTCATCATGCGCACAAAAGATAACGCCGTACGCATGCAGAATCTTTTCATTGCAGGAACGATACTCACTTTTGCCGGATTACTTCTCGAATACGGTTGTCCTATCAGCAAAAAAATATGGTCTCCTACATTTGTTCTCACCACATGCGGATTAGCAGCCAGCTCATTGGCTTTGCTCATCTGGATCATAGACATCAAAGGATACAAAAAATGGAGCCGATTTTTCGAAGCATTCGGTATCAATCCCTTATTCATGTACGTATTGGGAGCTGTGTTAAGCATCCTCATCGGTAGTATTTACGTTACTTACGGAGGAGCGAGTATGACTTTGAAAGGAATGATTTACAACGAATGGCTCGTTCCTCTATTCAAAGACGAAACTTTTGCATCGCTTATATTCGCCCTTTTATTTATCGGTGTAAACTGGATTATAGGGTATGTTTTGTATAAAAAGAAAATATATATAAAGATATGA
- a CDS encoding BadF/BadG/BcrA/BcrD ATPase family protein: MIIIADSGSTKTDWCVVNHGKQVKRITTEGTNPFFQTEEEISQVVKDKLMPHLDGVKIDAVYFYGAGCAFPEKNEIVHNAIYRHIPVTIEVGSDLLAAARSLCGHKAGIACIMGTGSNSCYYDGKEIVNNISPLGYILGDEGSGAVLGKLLVGDCLKNQLTPELKEKFFNRFNLTPKEILDNVYKKPFPNRFLASVSPFLIENIEEPCIHRIVLNGFKNFFTRNVMQYDYKNVKVHFIGSIAYYYKEVLEEAALALQIELGTIIKSPMEGLVEFHSTL; encoded by the coding sequence ATGATTATTATTGCAGACAGTGGTTCTACCAAAACCGATTGGTGCGTAGTAAACCACGGAAAACAGGTTAAAAGAATCACAACGGAGGGAACCAATCCGTTTTTTCAGACAGAAGAGGAAATAAGCCAAGTGGTAAAAGATAAACTCATGCCCCATTTGGACGGAGTGAAAATAGATGCCGTTTATTTCTATGGGGCAGGTTGTGCCTTTCCAGAAAAGAATGAGATTGTCCACAATGCCATTTATAGGCACATACCGGTAACTATCGAAGTCGGGAGCGACTTGTTAGCAGCTGCTCGCAGCCTTTGCGGACATAAAGCGGGTATCGCCTGTATCATGGGGACCGGATCGAACTCTTGTTATTACGATGGCAAAGAGATCGTAAACAACATATCCCCATTGGGATATATCTTGGGCGACGAAGGCAGCGGCGCTGTTTTGGGAAAATTATTGGTCGGCGACTGTTTGAAAAACCAACTGACTCCCGAACTAAAAGAAAAATTTTTCAACCGCTTCAATCTCACGCCAAAAGAAATTTTGGATAACGTATACAAGAAGCCTTTCCCCAATCGTTTTTTGGCATCGGTATCGCCGTTCCTCATCGAAAATATCGAAGAGCCTTGTATCCACAGAATCGTTCTGAACGGATTCAAAAACTTCTTCACCCGTAATGTCATGCAATATGACTACAAAAATGTAAAAGTACATTTCATCGGGTCTATCGCATACTATTACAAAGAAGTTTTGGAAGAAGCAGCCCTTGCCCTGCAAATAGAATTGGGAACAATCATAAAAAGTCCTATGGAAGGACTCGTCGAATTTCATTCAACTTTATAA